The uncultured Paludibaculum sp. sequence CAGTTCCTCGGCAACGCCTGCCCGCGCGAGTTCGATCCCTGGCGCTACAGCCAGTGGCGCTGGTTCTGGGACTACGGCAACGGCACCCTGACCGACCTCTTCTCCCACTGGATCGACACGGTCCACTGGATCATGGGTGACAGCGTCCCGACTGAGGCGCGCGGCCAGGGCTCCCGCTTCCTCATCCCCTGGTACGAATGCCCCGACACCGTCAGCGTCGAGCTCATCTACCCGAAGAACTTCCAGGTCTCCTACGTCAGCACCATGGTGACAGGCATGGAGGACGGCGGCATCCTCTTCCGCGGCACGGAAGGCACTCTTCGTTTGACTCGCCCCTTCATTGAGGTCTACCCGGAGAAGGGTGTCGACGACAAACGAACCCATGTCCGCCAGGCCTCGCTCACCGTCGACGCGAAGCGCGAAGGCACCATCGATCACGTCCTGAACTGGATGGACTGCATCAAGACCCGCAAGCAACCCAATGCGCCGGTGGAGTCCTCAGTCGACGCGGCGAATGCCGCCCATTGGGGCAATGAGGCCATCCGCAGCGGACGCGCGATCTCCACTCCGCCGGCCGACGGCGCCTGGCTGCCGCTGTTCAACGGCCGCGACCTGGAAGGCTGGATCCAGGACACGCCCGGCCTCTGGAGCGTCCGCGACAGCATGATCGTCGGCAAGCACACGGGCCTCAAGTGGAACGACTTCCTGCGAACCAAGGACACCTACGAGGATTTCGAACTGGCGCTCGAGTTCCGTCTACTAAACGGCGAAGGCAACAGCGGAGTGCAGTTCCGCAGCGTGAACGACCTCCAGCCGCACGAACTCTTCGGCTACCAGGCGGACATTGGCCAGCAATACTGGGGCTGTCTCTACGACGAATCGCGCCGCCGCAAGATCCTGGCGCAAGCCCCCGCCCCGGCCATCGAGAAGATCGACAAGAACGGCTGGCACACCTACGTGGTCAAGGCCCTGGGCAACCACATCACAATCACCCTCGACGGCATGCGCACAGTGGACTACACCGAAACCGAGAGAGGCATCCTCAAGCGGGGCCTGATAGCGCTCCAAGTGCACGCCGGCCCCGGCATCGAAGTCTGGTTCCGGAATATCCGGATCAAGGAACTGGTCTGAAGGCTCAGACCGTCAATCCAGCCACTTGAACATGTCGGCGATTCTGTCCCACAGAATTTGAATCCGCGCCTTTCCGAGGGTGAGGTACAGCGTTCCGTAAATCGCGGCGAGTCCGATGGCGATCGCCCATCCAAAGAAGGCTACCGACTCCCGGGTAACGGGCACACCGAAGTAGTCGAGCGTGTAGAAGAATCCCATCATCGCGCAGATGATAGATACGGCTGCCACAATCAACTTCACGAACCTGGCCAGGCGTTCAGAAAGCGTTCGCCGTGGCCGAGCACCGAGACCCGCACTTCGCAGCATCAATTGCAGGTAGTAGTCTTCATGATCCATTGCCCGGACAGCGTCCACGAGAGACTCAAACTGCCGCAGGTCTTCCCGCTTTAGCCGTCTTCGGAGCCCTCTCAGAAGGCCCACGATCTTCTTCTCAAAGAGCCTCTGGTCATACTCGCGCTCGAACCGTTCGTTCATCTCCACTGTGTTGGCGGGAGTCCAGCTTGTCTCGGAGAACATCAGGATGGCCTTTTCCACCTCGGAGAGTGGGCGGCCAATACGATCTGCTTCTTCAGCGACCGCGGCGGCAACGACTTCTACTGGGCGTTGCTTGCTGACTGATCGGGGCACGCTCCGATTCTATCCCCGCTAGGCACGAGCCCGTCCCACAAGCGCTGGCGGAAACTGAGATGCCACCATCCCCCGCACAAAAGCGGACATCTGCCTCTCACTCATACCGCAACGCCGTCATCGGATCCACCTTGGCCGCCCGCCTTGCCGGAATCCAGCTCGCCAGCAGCGCCACGCTCGCCAGGAATACCGGCACGGCCACGAACGTCGTCAAATCGTGCGGCTGCACACCATACAGGATCCCCGCCGCCAGCTTCGCGCTCGCCAGCGCGGCCGCCAGCCCCACCACTGTCGCGATTGCGGTCATCACCAGGCCCTGCTTCACGATCATGCCCTGCACATTCCCGGCCTGCGCCCCCAGAGCCATGCGGATCCCGATCTCCCGGCGCCGCCGGCTCACCGAGTAGCTCATCACGCCATACAACCCAACCGCCGCCAGCAGCAGGCCCACTCCACCGAACACGCCAAACAGCGTCCCGGCCAGCCTGGGCAGGAACAACGCATTCCGCAGATGCTCCTCCATGCTCTCGGCATTGAAGATCGCCATATTCGGATCCATCGTCTGGATCTCCCGCCGCAGCGCGGGCGCCAGCGCCGCCGCATTGCCGTTCGTCCGAACCATCACCGAGTAACCCATGAACGAAACATCCGTCCCGGCCTCCTGCGACACCGCCCGGTACATCATCGGCCGTGGATCTTCACCCAGCGTCCGCGACTTCGAGTTCTTCACCACGCCGATGATCTCGTAAGGCCCGCCGCCTCCACCCACGATCCGCTGCCCCACCGGATTCTCGCCGGGGAACAGCTTCTTCACCAGCGTTTCGTTCACAATAGCTACCTTGGGCGCTGTGGGCGACTCGTTCGCGAAGTCGCGGCCCGCCACCCGCGCGATGCCCATCGTTTCGAAGTATCCGGCCGAGGCCATGTACACATCGACGCTGAGGTTGGACTCGCCTTCCTTCTCCGGACGCCCCTCCGGGCGCATGCCATTCGTCGTCCCGCCAATCGACAGCGGCACGATATCCGTCACCGCCGCCGAGGTCACACCCGGCAACCCCAGGGCCCGCTGGCGGATCTGATCCAGAAACTGGCTGGTCCGTTCCGGCGTGTAACCGTGCAGCCGCGGATCCACCGCCATCATGAGGATCCCCTTCGACCGGAAGCCGATCTCGATATTCGACGCGCTCTGCAGGCTGCGCAGGAACAGCCCCGTCGCGCACAGCAGCGTCAGCGACATCGCCACCTGCCCCACCACCAGCACATTCCGCATCGTCCACCGCCGGCCCGGCCGGGCGAGCACGTCTTCCCCCTTCAACGCGCTCGCCAGAATCGGCCGCGACGCAGCCAGCGCCGGAGCCAGGCCGAACAGCAAACCCGTCCCCACGCTCAGCAGGAACGTATACAACAGAACCTGGGCATCCACCCCCACCCGTAAATCCACCGGCAACGGAATCGGCAGTTTAAAAGACGACAGCGCCTGCGTCGACCACAACGACAGCGCCACCCCGAACAGCCCGCCGCCCAGCGCCAGCATCGTACTTTCCGCCAGCATCTGCCGGATCAACTGGCCGCGCGTCGCCCCCAGCGCCAGCCGCACCGCCATCTCCTTCTGCCGCGCCGACGCCTGGGCCAGCAGCAGGTTCGCCACGTTCGCGCAGGCAATGCACAGCACCAGCAGCACCACCACGCTCAGCGCCCCCAGGAACAGCGTCACGCCCTTCTTGAGATTCGGCATCATCGTGCCGGCCTGCTCGACATGGAACCCCAGCCCCTCATCATTCTTGGGATACAACTGCGCGATGCGAGCGCCCAAACCGGTCAACTCCGCCTGCGCGGACTCGCGGCTCACCCCATCTTTGACCCGCGCCATCACCATCAGCCAGGAAGCGTGCCGGCTGTTCCGCTCCGGCAGCTTCGGCATCAACTGATCCACCGTCCCCAGCGGAACCCACAGTTCCGTATTCAACCCCAGGTCCAACCCTCGAAAACCGGCCGGTGTGATGCCCACCACCGTGAACGGCTTGCCCGACAGGTTCACCCCCGCGCCGAGAATGGAGGGATCCCCTCCGAACCGCCGTTGCCACAATCCGTAGCTCAACACCACGACCTGGGCCTTCTCTTCGCCTTTCAGGAACCCTCGCCCCATCGGCATCCGCAGCCGCGCCAGCTCGAAATAGTTCGCCGACGCAGCTTGTCCCCACACCCGGGTCGGCTCGCCCTTCCCGCCAATCGAGGCCGGCATCAGCGGGAAATACGCCGCCACGCCCTCAAACGACTTCGTCTGGTCGCGCACGTCCTCAAACAGTGGATGCGAGAACTCACTGCAGCAATCGCCCTTGTGCTGCGTATACAGGCTTAGCAGCGTCGCTGGATCCCCCACCGGAGCCGGCTTCAGCACAAACGCGCTCACCATCGAGAAGATGGTCGAGTTCGCCGCGATGCCCAGTCCAATCGACAGCACCGCCGCCGCCGCGAATCCCGGCGACTTCCGCAATCTCCGAAACGCATAAGTGATGTCCTGCCGCCAGGTAGCCATAATGGGTGAGTCCTCCTTTCCCTCAACGAAGCAAACACCCCGTTTGTTATCGCGCTTGTCGTAAATTCCCTCGACACCCCCACGCAATCCCGGATAAAATCCGCTGACGGCTCAATCCATTCGCGTCGTTCCCGTCAATTGCTGCATCTGACAAGTGCGAAAAAATTCTTGCCGGGGTAGAATGGTCCCCAAGGGATCCTGTCTCCAGGACCCCACTGGGTTTCCACAGTAAACATATGTCCGGTTCGTGGTTGCACCGAATTCTCGTCCTGCTGTCGGCGTGCGCGCTGGCTGCCATTGTCTACGGCGTACCGCCGGTAGGCTCCCTGGGCGCGCCCGAAGTCGAAGCAGTCACCGCGTGGCTGGC is a genomic window containing:
- a CDS encoding family 16 glycoside hydrolase → MRNLTRRGFIAAGSALSYARILGANDRLRVGLLGSGGRGTYVARYAKEFGNADIAALADIYQPRIDKAKQELNPNADSHRDFRELLNRKDIDAVIIGSPDHWHVPMAVAAVGAGKDVYVEKPLTHSVEEGRTIIDAVRKSGRIVQVGYQQRSYPHMAQARELIQGGRIGTVTQVLTWWNQNYMDREEPRIDVSKLEWQQFLGNACPREFDPWRYSQWRWFWDYGNGTLTDLFSHWIDTVHWIMGDSVPTEARGQGSRFLIPWYECPDTVSVELIYPKNFQVSYVSTMVTGMEDGGILFRGTEGTLRLTRPFIEVYPEKGVDDKRTHVRQASLTVDAKREGTIDHVLNWMDCIKTRKQPNAPVESSVDAANAAHWGNEAIRSGRAISTPPADGAWLPLFNGRDLEGWIQDTPGLWSVRDSMIVGKHTGLKWNDFLRTKDTYEDFELALEFRLLNGEGNSGVQFRSVNDLQPHELFGYQADIGQQYWGCLYDESRRRKILAQAPAPAIEKIDKNGWHTYVVKALGNHITITLDGMRTVDYTETERGILKRGLIALQVHAGPGIEVWFRNIRIKELV
- a CDS encoding ABC transporter permease produces the protein MATWRQDITYAFRRLRKSPGFAAAAVLSIGLGIAANSTIFSMVSAFVLKPAPVGDPATLLSLYTQHKGDCCSEFSHPLFEDVRDQTKSFEGVAAYFPLMPASIGGKGEPTRVWGQAASANYFELARLRMPMGRGFLKGEEKAQVVVLSYGLWQRRFGGDPSILGAGVNLSGKPFTVVGITPAGFRGLDLGLNTELWVPLGTVDQLMPKLPERNSRHASWLMVMARVKDGVSRESAQAELTGLGARIAQLYPKNDEGLGFHVEQAGTMMPNLKKGVTLFLGALSVVVLLVLCIACANVANLLLAQASARQKEMAVRLALGATRGQLIRQMLAESTMLALGGGLFGVALSLWSTQALSSFKLPIPLPVDLRVGVDAQVLLYTFLLSVGTGLLFGLAPALAASRPILASALKGEDVLARPGRRWTMRNVLVVGQVAMSLTLLCATGLFLRSLQSASNIEIGFRSKGILMMAVDPRLHGYTPERTSQFLDQIRQRALGLPGVTSAAVTDIVPLSIGGTTNGMRPEGRPEKEGESNLSVDVYMASAGYFETMGIARVAGRDFANESPTAPKVAIVNETLVKKLFPGENPVGQRIVGGGGGPYEIIGVVKNSKSRTLGEDPRPMMYRAVSQEAGTDVSFMGYSVMVRTNGNAAALAPALRREIQTMDPNMAIFNAESMEEHLRNALFLPRLAGTLFGVFGGVGLLLAAVGLYGVMSYSVSRRRREIGIRMALGAQAGNVQGMIVKQGLVMTAIATVVGLAAALASAKLAAGILYGVQPHDLTTFVAVPVFLASVALLASWIPARRAAKVDPMTALRYE